Proteins co-encoded in one Astyanax mexicanus isolate ESR-SI-001 chromosome 1, AstMex3_surface, whole genome shotgun sequence genomic window:
- the slc4a2b gene encoding anion exchange protein 2b isoform X1: MNNHQTAELTNPGSVNIYPPVWARGVQREEEEDEGDLNKTLSVPRFHNILSPNPNIPSEQHRSYSEQDFQLHRQSSHNVRHPLSKLHGEGRKKRSGRKRRKSKEKIQSGDEQGALQEAEEEEDEGEDEATEKRTTESDTKEAVQFFVSDDDPHLSRPETSAQAPQLIPSSTGTECSESPSGDCESGSLPRVSSASRNYDLQERRRTGNMTGTEQAKYQRIPTDETEALTLASADLDGIKSHRFEDVPGVRRHLVRKSTKGQIVHISKDYKEPCTRNRKLDRTPHEVFVELNELIVDKNQELQWRETARWIKFEEDVEEETDRWGKPHVASLSFRSLLELRKTISHGAVLLDLDQKNLPGIAHQVVEQMIISDQIKAEDRANVLRALLLKHSHPSDEKEHPTFPRNISAASLGSLMAHHHHHSNSTSSQAEPSVMQPLMGSETAKTDTVLQMETERNEKEGASVVGIHRSKSKHELKLLEKIPENAEATVVLVGSVDFLEQPTMAFVRLQEAVELDSVLEVPVPVRFLFVLLGPPSTNMDYHQIGRSISTLMSDKSFHEAAYLADERQDLLNAINSFLDCSIVLPPSEMGGEELLRSVAHFQREMLRKREEQEVSLLAKEPKSLEEKEALLTPFKPEDDPLQRTGRPFGGMIRDIRRRYPKYLSDFKDALNPQCMAAVIFIYFAALSPAITFGGLLGEKTEGLIGVSELIVATCIQGVVFCLLGAQPLLVVGFSGPLLVFEEAFYSFCKSNGLEYLTGRVWIGFWLIIIVVVMVAFEGSFLVRFVSRFTQEIFSFLISLIFIYETFSKLAKIFQQHPLQRCSFVNVSVLNESEISPMENFTWSSEATNSSSTIVIKGEPNTALLSLVLMSGTFFIAFYLRKFKNSAFFPGRLRRVIGDFGVPIAILIMVLVDYSIQETYTQKLSVPSGFSVTSPDKRGWIVNPLGSEVQFPVWMMAASVLPALLVFILIFMETQITTLIVSKKERMLIKGSGFHLDLLVIVAMGGICALFGLPWMAAATVRSVTHVNALTVMSKAVAPGDKPRIQEVKEQRVTGLLVAILVGLSIVIGDLLRQIPIAVLFGIFLYMGVMSLNGIQLTERMQLLLMPPKYHPDHTYVRKVRTLRMHLFTALQVVCLAALWAVMSTSASLAFPFVLILTVPLKMFLLPRIFSTREMQCLDADEAEPTFDEKEGQDEYTEMHMPV, translated from the exons cCAGTGTGGGCAAGGGGAGTGCAGAGGGAGGAAGAAGAGGATGAAGGCGATCTTAATAAAACGCTGAGCGTTCCCCGATTCCACAACATCCTCAGCCCAAACCCCAACATACCGAGCGAACAGCACCGGTCCTACAGCGAGCAGGACTTCCAGC TTCATCGCCAGTCATCGCATAATGTTCGTCATCCCTTGTCCAAACTTCATGGTGAGGGCAGGAAAAAAAGGagtgggaggaagaggaggaagagtaaAGAAAAGATACAGAGTGGTGATGAGCAGGGGGCACTGCAAgaggctgaggaagaggaggatgaaggagAAGATGAAGCTACAGAGAAACGCACAACAGAATCTGACACTAAAGAGGCTGTTCAG TTTTTTGTGTCGGATGACGACCCACATCTGTCCAGACCAGAAACCTCTGCTCAGGCACCCCAGTTGATTCCCTCCAGCACTGGAACAGA GTGTTCTGAATCTCCCTCTGGCGACTGTGAGTCCGGTTCATTGCCTCGCGTGTCCTCAGCTAGCCGCAACTACGACCTGCAGGAGCGGCGTAGAACCGGAAATATGACTGGAACCGAACAGGCGAAGTACCAGCGCATCCCCACTGATGAGACGGAAGCATTAACGCTTGCCTCCGCGGACTTAGATGGCATAAAGA GTCACCGTTTTGAGGATGTACCTGGTGTGCGGAGACACCTAGTGAGGAAAAGCACTAAAGGCCAGATCGTACAcatcagtaaagattataaagaaccCTGCACACGGAACCGCAAACTGGACCGCACTCCACATGAG GTGTTTGTGGAGCTGAACGAGCTGATTGTGGACAAGAATCAGGAGCTACAGTGGAGAGAGACGGCTCGCTGGATAAAGTTTGAGGAGGACGTGGAGGAGGAGACAGATCGCTGGGGGAAACCACATGTCGCTTCACTCTCATTCAGGAGCCTTCTGGAGCTCCGAAAAACAATCTCACATG GTGCAGTACTGCTGGATCTGGATCAGAAGAACCTGCCGGGAATCGCCCATCAAGTGGTCGAGCAGATGATCATTTCTGACCAGATTAAAGCAGAAGACCGGGCCAATGTCCTGCGCGCTCTGCTGCTCAAACACAG CCACCCTAGTGATGAAAAAGAGCACCCCACCTTCCCCCGAAACATCTCAGCCGCCAGCCTGGGCTCGCTTATggcccaccaccatcaccacagcAACAGCACCAGCAGCCAGGCCGAGCCTTCAGTCATGCAGCCGCTCATGGGCAGTGAGACCGCCAAGACTGACACTGTATTGCAAATGGAGACTGAAAGAAATGAG AAAGAAGGTGCTTCAGTCGTGGGCATTCACAGATCTAAGTCCAAGCACGAGCTGAAACTTCTGGAGAAGATTCCCGAAAATGCAGAGGCAACTGTTGTACTTGTGG GCAGTGTTGATTTTCTGGAGCAGCCCACCATGGCGTTTGTGCGACTGCAGGAAGCTGTGGAGTTGGACTCGGTACTGGAGGTTCCGGTTCCTGTGCGATTTCTCTTTGTGCTTCTTGGACCCCCCAGCACCAACATGGACTACCACCAAATCGGAAGATCCATATCAACGCTCATGTCTGACAAG TCTTTCCATGAAGCTGCGTATCTGGCAGATGAACGTCAGGACCTGCTGAATGCCATTAACAGTTTTCTGGACTGTAGCATTGTGCTGCCCCCCTCAGAGATGGGCGGAGAGGAGCTCTTGCGCTCTGTTGCTCATTTCCAGAGAGAGATGCTCCGCAAGAGAGAGGAACAGGAAGTCAGTCTGCTTGCCAAAGAACCCAAGAGCCTGGAGGAGAAAG AGGCTCTTTTAACTCCTTTTAAGCCTGAAGATGACCCTCTGCAGCGCACCGGTCGGCCGTTCGGAGGGATGATCCGAGACATCCGCCGCAGGTACCCGAAGTACCTCAGTGACTTTAAAGATGCTCTAAACCCACAGTGCATGGCTGCCGTCATATTCATCTACTTCGCTGCTCTTTCTCCTGCCATTACATTTGGAGGGCTCCTTG GGGAGAAGACTGAGGGGCTGATCGGTGTGTCTGAGCTGATTGTGGCCACCTGCATTCAGGGTGTGGTGTTCTGCCTTCTGGGGGCGCAACCACTACTGGTGGTGGGATTTTCTGGACCCCTTCTGGTGTTTGAAGAAGCCTTCTATTCT TTCTGTAAGAGTAATGGTCTGGAGTACCTGACGGGTCGAGTTTGGATTGGGTTCTGGCTCATCATCATCGTGGTGGTCATGGTGGCCTTTGAAGGAAGTTTCCTGGTTCGATTTGTCTCCCGCTTTACTCAAGAGATTTTCTCTTTCCTCATTTCCCTCATTTTCATCTACGAAACCTTCTCCAAACTGGCTAAG ATTTTTCAGCAACATCCTCTGCAGCGGTGCTCTTTTGTGAACGTCTCTGTGTTGAATGAATCGGAGATCTCTCCTATGGAAAACTTCACCTGGAGTTCTGAGGCAACCAATAGCAGTTCAACTATTGTCATAAAGGGGGAGCCAAACACAGCCCTGCTTTCGCTGGTGCTCATGTCGGGAACATTCTTCATTGCCTTTTATCTGCGCAAATTCAAAAACAGTGCCTTCTTTCCTGGCAGG CTGAGGCGGGTAATTGGAGATTTCGGGGTGCCCATTGCCATCCTGATCATGGTCCTGGTAGACTACAGCATTCAGGAAACATACACACAG AAGCTAAGTGTTCCTAGTGGTTTCTCGGTCACCAGTCCAGATAAGCGGGGTTGGATTGTGAATCCTCTGGGTTCTGAGGTCCAGTTTCCTGTCTGGATGATGGCTGCCAGTGTTCTGCCAGCTCTGCTGGTGTTTATTCTCATCTTCATGGAGACTCAAATCACCAC GCTGATCGTCAGTAAGAAGGAGCGAATGCTGATTAAAGGTTCTGGGTTCCATCTTGATCTGCTGGTCATCGTGGCTATGGGAGGAATCTGTGCTCTTTTTGGACTGCCCTGGATGGCTGCAGCGACGGTCCGATCTGTGACCCATGTCAACGCCCTGACTGTGATGAGCAAAGCCGTCGCCCCTGGTGACAAGCCTCGCATCCAAGAGGTCAAAGAGCAAAGGGTCACAGGACTTCTGGTGGCTATTCTCGTAG GTCTGTCTATAGTGATTGGAGATCTCCTGAGGCAGATCCCTATTGCTGTCCTGTTTGGGATTTTCCTCTATATGGGCGTGATGTCATTAAACGGGATCCAGCTGACTGAGCGCATGCAGCTTCTTCTTATGCCTCCAAAATACCATCCTGACCACACCTATGTCCGCAAG GTGCGGACCCTGCGCATGCACCTGTTCACAGCATTGCAGGTGGTATGTTTGGCAGCATTGTGGGCGGTGATGTCGACTTCAGCCTCGCTGGCCTTTCCCTTCGTCCTCATCCTCACTGTGCCTCTTAAAATGTTCCTGTTACCACGTATCTTCAGCACCCGTGAGATGCAGTGT CTGGACGCAGACGAAGCAGAGCCGACGTTTGATGAGAAAGAGGGACAGGATGAGTACACAGAGATGCACATGCCTGTGTGA
- the slc4a2b gene encoding anion exchange protein 2b isoform X2: protein MEFFYTKPVWARGVQREEEEDEGDLNKTLSVPRFHNILSPNPNIPSEQHRSYSEQDFQLHRQSSHNVRHPLSKLHGEGRKKRSGRKRRKSKEKIQSGDEQGALQEAEEEEDEGEDEATEKRTTESDTKEAVQFFVSDDDPHLSRPETSAQAPQLIPSSTGTECSESPSGDCESGSLPRVSSASRNYDLQERRRTGNMTGTEQAKYQRIPTDETEALTLASADLDGIKSHRFEDVPGVRRHLVRKSTKGQIVHISKDYKEPCTRNRKLDRTPHEVFVELNELIVDKNQELQWRETARWIKFEEDVEEETDRWGKPHVASLSFRSLLELRKTISHGAVLLDLDQKNLPGIAHQVVEQMIISDQIKAEDRANVLRALLLKHSHPSDEKEHPTFPRNISAASLGSLMAHHHHHSNSTSSQAEPSVMQPLMGSETAKTDTVLQMETERNEKEGASVVGIHRSKSKHELKLLEKIPENAEATVVLVGSVDFLEQPTMAFVRLQEAVELDSVLEVPVPVRFLFVLLGPPSTNMDYHQIGRSISTLMSDKSFHEAAYLADERQDLLNAINSFLDCSIVLPPSEMGGEELLRSVAHFQREMLRKREEQEVSLLAKEPKSLEEKEALLTPFKPEDDPLQRTGRPFGGMIRDIRRRYPKYLSDFKDALNPQCMAAVIFIYFAALSPAITFGGLLGEKTEGLIGVSELIVATCIQGVVFCLLGAQPLLVVGFSGPLLVFEEAFYSFCKSNGLEYLTGRVWIGFWLIIIVVVMVAFEGSFLVRFVSRFTQEIFSFLISLIFIYETFSKLAKIFQQHPLQRCSFVNVSVLNESEISPMENFTWSSEATNSSSTIVIKGEPNTALLSLVLMSGTFFIAFYLRKFKNSAFFPGRLRRVIGDFGVPIAILIMVLVDYSIQETYTQKLSVPSGFSVTSPDKRGWIVNPLGSEVQFPVWMMAASVLPALLVFILIFMETQITTLIVSKKERMLIKGSGFHLDLLVIVAMGGICALFGLPWMAAATVRSVTHVNALTVMSKAVAPGDKPRIQEVKEQRVTGLLVAILVGLSIVIGDLLRQIPIAVLFGIFLYMGVMSLNGIQLTERMQLLLMPPKYHPDHTYVRKVRTLRMHLFTALQVVCLAALWAVMSTSASLAFPFVLILTVPLKMFLLPRIFSTREMQCLDADEAEPTFDEKEGQDEYTEMHMPV, encoded by the exons cCAGTGTGGGCAAGGGGAGTGCAGAGGGAGGAAGAAGAGGATGAAGGCGATCTTAATAAAACGCTGAGCGTTCCCCGATTCCACAACATCCTCAGCCCAAACCCCAACATACCGAGCGAACAGCACCGGTCCTACAGCGAGCAGGACTTCCAGC TTCATCGCCAGTCATCGCATAATGTTCGTCATCCCTTGTCCAAACTTCATGGTGAGGGCAGGAAAAAAAGGagtgggaggaagaggaggaagagtaaAGAAAAGATACAGAGTGGTGATGAGCAGGGGGCACTGCAAgaggctgaggaagaggaggatgaaggagAAGATGAAGCTACAGAGAAACGCACAACAGAATCTGACACTAAAGAGGCTGTTCAG TTTTTTGTGTCGGATGACGACCCACATCTGTCCAGACCAGAAACCTCTGCTCAGGCACCCCAGTTGATTCCCTCCAGCACTGGAACAGA GTGTTCTGAATCTCCCTCTGGCGACTGTGAGTCCGGTTCATTGCCTCGCGTGTCCTCAGCTAGCCGCAACTACGACCTGCAGGAGCGGCGTAGAACCGGAAATATGACTGGAACCGAACAGGCGAAGTACCAGCGCATCCCCACTGATGAGACGGAAGCATTAACGCTTGCCTCCGCGGACTTAGATGGCATAAAGA GTCACCGTTTTGAGGATGTACCTGGTGTGCGGAGACACCTAGTGAGGAAAAGCACTAAAGGCCAGATCGTACAcatcagtaaagattataaagaaccCTGCACACGGAACCGCAAACTGGACCGCACTCCACATGAG GTGTTTGTGGAGCTGAACGAGCTGATTGTGGACAAGAATCAGGAGCTACAGTGGAGAGAGACGGCTCGCTGGATAAAGTTTGAGGAGGACGTGGAGGAGGAGACAGATCGCTGGGGGAAACCACATGTCGCTTCACTCTCATTCAGGAGCCTTCTGGAGCTCCGAAAAACAATCTCACATG GTGCAGTACTGCTGGATCTGGATCAGAAGAACCTGCCGGGAATCGCCCATCAAGTGGTCGAGCAGATGATCATTTCTGACCAGATTAAAGCAGAAGACCGGGCCAATGTCCTGCGCGCTCTGCTGCTCAAACACAG CCACCCTAGTGATGAAAAAGAGCACCCCACCTTCCCCCGAAACATCTCAGCCGCCAGCCTGGGCTCGCTTATggcccaccaccatcaccacagcAACAGCACCAGCAGCCAGGCCGAGCCTTCAGTCATGCAGCCGCTCATGGGCAGTGAGACCGCCAAGACTGACACTGTATTGCAAATGGAGACTGAAAGAAATGAG AAAGAAGGTGCTTCAGTCGTGGGCATTCACAGATCTAAGTCCAAGCACGAGCTGAAACTTCTGGAGAAGATTCCCGAAAATGCAGAGGCAACTGTTGTACTTGTGG GCAGTGTTGATTTTCTGGAGCAGCCCACCATGGCGTTTGTGCGACTGCAGGAAGCTGTGGAGTTGGACTCGGTACTGGAGGTTCCGGTTCCTGTGCGATTTCTCTTTGTGCTTCTTGGACCCCCCAGCACCAACATGGACTACCACCAAATCGGAAGATCCATATCAACGCTCATGTCTGACAAG TCTTTCCATGAAGCTGCGTATCTGGCAGATGAACGTCAGGACCTGCTGAATGCCATTAACAGTTTTCTGGACTGTAGCATTGTGCTGCCCCCCTCAGAGATGGGCGGAGAGGAGCTCTTGCGCTCTGTTGCTCATTTCCAGAGAGAGATGCTCCGCAAGAGAGAGGAACAGGAAGTCAGTCTGCTTGCCAAAGAACCCAAGAGCCTGGAGGAGAAAG AGGCTCTTTTAACTCCTTTTAAGCCTGAAGATGACCCTCTGCAGCGCACCGGTCGGCCGTTCGGAGGGATGATCCGAGACATCCGCCGCAGGTACCCGAAGTACCTCAGTGACTTTAAAGATGCTCTAAACCCACAGTGCATGGCTGCCGTCATATTCATCTACTTCGCTGCTCTTTCTCCTGCCATTACATTTGGAGGGCTCCTTG GGGAGAAGACTGAGGGGCTGATCGGTGTGTCTGAGCTGATTGTGGCCACCTGCATTCAGGGTGTGGTGTTCTGCCTTCTGGGGGCGCAACCACTACTGGTGGTGGGATTTTCTGGACCCCTTCTGGTGTTTGAAGAAGCCTTCTATTCT TTCTGTAAGAGTAATGGTCTGGAGTACCTGACGGGTCGAGTTTGGATTGGGTTCTGGCTCATCATCATCGTGGTGGTCATGGTGGCCTTTGAAGGAAGTTTCCTGGTTCGATTTGTCTCCCGCTTTACTCAAGAGATTTTCTCTTTCCTCATTTCCCTCATTTTCATCTACGAAACCTTCTCCAAACTGGCTAAG ATTTTTCAGCAACATCCTCTGCAGCGGTGCTCTTTTGTGAACGTCTCTGTGTTGAATGAATCGGAGATCTCTCCTATGGAAAACTTCACCTGGAGTTCTGAGGCAACCAATAGCAGTTCAACTATTGTCATAAAGGGGGAGCCAAACACAGCCCTGCTTTCGCTGGTGCTCATGTCGGGAACATTCTTCATTGCCTTTTATCTGCGCAAATTCAAAAACAGTGCCTTCTTTCCTGGCAGG CTGAGGCGGGTAATTGGAGATTTCGGGGTGCCCATTGCCATCCTGATCATGGTCCTGGTAGACTACAGCATTCAGGAAACATACACACAG AAGCTAAGTGTTCCTAGTGGTTTCTCGGTCACCAGTCCAGATAAGCGGGGTTGGATTGTGAATCCTCTGGGTTCTGAGGTCCAGTTTCCTGTCTGGATGATGGCTGCCAGTGTTCTGCCAGCTCTGCTGGTGTTTATTCTCATCTTCATGGAGACTCAAATCACCAC GCTGATCGTCAGTAAGAAGGAGCGAATGCTGATTAAAGGTTCTGGGTTCCATCTTGATCTGCTGGTCATCGTGGCTATGGGAGGAATCTGTGCTCTTTTTGGACTGCCCTGGATGGCTGCAGCGACGGTCCGATCTGTGACCCATGTCAACGCCCTGACTGTGATGAGCAAAGCCGTCGCCCCTGGTGACAAGCCTCGCATCCAAGAGGTCAAAGAGCAAAGGGTCACAGGACTTCTGGTGGCTATTCTCGTAG GTCTGTCTATAGTGATTGGAGATCTCCTGAGGCAGATCCCTATTGCTGTCCTGTTTGGGATTTTCCTCTATATGGGCGTGATGTCATTAAACGGGATCCAGCTGACTGAGCGCATGCAGCTTCTTCTTATGCCTCCAAAATACCATCCTGACCACACCTATGTCCGCAAG GTGCGGACCCTGCGCATGCACCTGTTCACAGCATTGCAGGTGGTATGTTTGGCAGCATTGTGGGCGGTGATGTCGACTTCAGCCTCGCTGGCCTTTCCCTTCGTCCTCATCCTCACTGTGCCTCTTAAAATGTTCCTGTTACCACGTATCTTCAGCACCCGTGAGATGCAGTGT CTGGACGCAGACGAAGCAGAGCCGACGTTTGATGAGAAAGAGGGACAGGATGAGTACACAGAGATGCACATGCCTGTGTGA
- the slc4a2b gene encoding anion exchange protein 2b isoform X3: MVLLDFSRRVAQQQKVFVELNELIVDKNQELQWRETARWIKFEEDVEEETDRWGKPHVASLSFRSLLELRKTISHGAVLLDLDQKNLPGIAHQVVEQMIISDQIKAEDRANVLRALLLKHSHPSDEKEHPTFPRNISAASLGSLMAHHHHHSNSTSSQAEPSVMQPLMGSETAKTDTVLQMETERNEKEGASVVGIHRSKSKHELKLLEKIPENAEATVVLVGSVDFLEQPTMAFVRLQEAVELDSVLEVPVPVRFLFVLLGPPSTNMDYHQIGRSISTLMSDKSFHEAAYLADERQDLLNAINSFLDCSIVLPPSEMGGEELLRSVAHFQREMLRKREEQEVSLLAKEPKSLEEKEALLTPFKPEDDPLQRTGRPFGGMIRDIRRRYPKYLSDFKDALNPQCMAAVIFIYFAALSPAITFGGLLGEKTEGLIGVSELIVATCIQGVVFCLLGAQPLLVVGFSGPLLVFEEAFYSFCKSNGLEYLTGRVWIGFWLIIIVVVMVAFEGSFLVRFVSRFTQEIFSFLISLIFIYETFSKLAKIFQQHPLQRCSFVNVSVLNESEISPMENFTWSSEATNSSSTIVIKGEPNTALLSLVLMSGTFFIAFYLRKFKNSAFFPGRLRRVIGDFGVPIAILIMVLVDYSIQETYTQKLSVPSGFSVTSPDKRGWIVNPLGSEVQFPVWMMAASVLPALLVFILIFMETQITTLIVSKKERMLIKGSGFHLDLLVIVAMGGICALFGLPWMAAATVRSVTHVNALTVMSKAVAPGDKPRIQEVKEQRVTGLLVAILVGLSIVIGDLLRQIPIAVLFGIFLYMGVMSLNGIQLTERMQLLLMPPKYHPDHTYVRKVRTLRMHLFTALQVVCLAALWAVMSTSASLAFPFVLILTVPLKMFLLPRIFSTREMQCLDADEAEPTFDEKEGQDEYTEMHMPV; the protein is encoded by the exons ATGGTGCTTTTAGACTTTTCTCGGAGAGTGGCCCAACAGCAGAAG GTGTTTGTGGAGCTGAACGAGCTGATTGTGGACAAGAATCAGGAGCTACAGTGGAGAGAGACGGCTCGCTGGATAAAGTTTGAGGAGGACGTGGAGGAGGAGACAGATCGCTGGGGGAAACCACATGTCGCTTCACTCTCATTCAGGAGCCTTCTGGAGCTCCGAAAAACAATCTCACATG GTGCAGTACTGCTGGATCTGGATCAGAAGAACCTGCCGGGAATCGCCCATCAAGTGGTCGAGCAGATGATCATTTCTGACCAGATTAAAGCAGAAGACCGGGCCAATGTCCTGCGCGCTCTGCTGCTCAAACACAG CCACCCTAGTGATGAAAAAGAGCACCCCACCTTCCCCCGAAACATCTCAGCCGCCAGCCTGGGCTCGCTTATggcccaccaccatcaccacagcAACAGCACCAGCAGCCAGGCCGAGCCTTCAGTCATGCAGCCGCTCATGGGCAGTGAGACCGCCAAGACTGACACTGTATTGCAAATGGAGACTGAAAGAAATGAG AAAGAAGGTGCTTCAGTCGTGGGCATTCACAGATCTAAGTCCAAGCACGAGCTGAAACTTCTGGAGAAGATTCCCGAAAATGCAGAGGCAACTGTTGTACTTGTGG GCAGTGTTGATTTTCTGGAGCAGCCCACCATGGCGTTTGTGCGACTGCAGGAAGCTGTGGAGTTGGACTCGGTACTGGAGGTTCCGGTTCCTGTGCGATTTCTCTTTGTGCTTCTTGGACCCCCCAGCACCAACATGGACTACCACCAAATCGGAAGATCCATATCAACGCTCATGTCTGACAAG TCTTTCCATGAAGCTGCGTATCTGGCAGATGAACGTCAGGACCTGCTGAATGCCATTAACAGTTTTCTGGACTGTAGCATTGTGCTGCCCCCCTCAGAGATGGGCGGAGAGGAGCTCTTGCGCTCTGTTGCTCATTTCCAGAGAGAGATGCTCCGCAAGAGAGAGGAACAGGAAGTCAGTCTGCTTGCCAAAGAACCCAAGAGCCTGGAGGAGAAAG AGGCTCTTTTAACTCCTTTTAAGCCTGAAGATGACCCTCTGCAGCGCACCGGTCGGCCGTTCGGAGGGATGATCCGAGACATCCGCCGCAGGTACCCGAAGTACCTCAGTGACTTTAAAGATGCTCTAAACCCACAGTGCATGGCTGCCGTCATATTCATCTACTTCGCTGCTCTTTCTCCTGCCATTACATTTGGAGGGCTCCTTG GGGAGAAGACTGAGGGGCTGATCGGTGTGTCTGAGCTGATTGTGGCCACCTGCATTCAGGGTGTGGTGTTCTGCCTTCTGGGGGCGCAACCACTACTGGTGGTGGGATTTTCTGGACCCCTTCTGGTGTTTGAAGAAGCCTTCTATTCT TTCTGTAAGAGTAATGGTCTGGAGTACCTGACGGGTCGAGTTTGGATTGGGTTCTGGCTCATCATCATCGTGGTGGTCATGGTGGCCTTTGAAGGAAGTTTCCTGGTTCGATTTGTCTCCCGCTTTACTCAAGAGATTTTCTCTTTCCTCATTTCCCTCATTTTCATCTACGAAACCTTCTCCAAACTGGCTAAG ATTTTTCAGCAACATCCTCTGCAGCGGTGCTCTTTTGTGAACGTCTCTGTGTTGAATGAATCGGAGATCTCTCCTATGGAAAACTTCACCTGGAGTTCTGAGGCAACCAATAGCAGTTCAACTATTGTCATAAAGGGGGAGCCAAACACAGCCCTGCTTTCGCTGGTGCTCATGTCGGGAACATTCTTCATTGCCTTTTATCTGCGCAAATTCAAAAACAGTGCCTTCTTTCCTGGCAGG CTGAGGCGGGTAATTGGAGATTTCGGGGTGCCCATTGCCATCCTGATCATGGTCCTGGTAGACTACAGCATTCAGGAAACATACACACAG AAGCTAAGTGTTCCTAGTGGTTTCTCGGTCACCAGTCCAGATAAGCGGGGTTGGATTGTGAATCCTCTGGGTTCTGAGGTCCAGTTTCCTGTCTGGATGATGGCTGCCAGTGTTCTGCCAGCTCTGCTGGTGTTTATTCTCATCTTCATGGAGACTCAAATCACCAC GCTGATCGTCAGTAAGAAGGAGCGAATGCTGATTAAAGGTTCTGGGTTCCATCTTGATCTGCTGGTCATCGTGGCTATGGGAGGAATCTGTGCTCTTTTTGGACTGCCCTGGATGGCTGCAGCGACGGTCCGATCTGTGACCCATGTCAACGCCCTGACTGTGATGAGCAAAGCCGTCGCCCCTGGTGACAAGCCTCGCATCCAAGAGGTCAAAGAGCAAAGGGTCACAGGACTTCTGGTGGCTATTCTCGTAG GTCTGTCTATAGTGATTGGAGATCTCCTGAGGCAGATCCCTATTGCTGTCCTGTTTGGGATTTTCCTCTATATGGGCGTGATGTCATTAAACGGGATCCAGCTGACTGAGCGCATGCAGCTTCTTCTTATGCCTCCAAAATACCATCCTGACCACACCTATGTCCGCAAG GTGCGGACCCTGCGCATGCACCTGTTCACAGCATTGCAGGTGGTATGTTTGGCAGCATTGTGGGCGGTGATGTCGACTTCAGCCTCGCTGGCCTTTCCCTTCGTCCTCATCCTCACTGTGCCTCTTAAAATGTTCCTGTTACCACGTATCTTCAGCACCCGTGAGATGCAGTGT CTGGACGCAGACGAAGCAGAGCCGACGTTTGATGAGAAAGAGGGACAGGATGAGTACACAGAGATGCACATGCCTGTGTGA